Proteins encoded together in one Pseudomonadota bacterium window:
- a CDS encoding methyltransferase domain-containing protein, protein MNFKTIDWNDAWKEARAKCNFQERDSAFWNKRAPDFAEISMKTGYAEAFLKIMNPKKNWSIFDMACGAGTLAIPFARHVKSVTAVDFSEKMLEILQEQCIQVGIANVRTVKASWEDNWSKAGIGLHDVAIASRSLVVHDLRHGITKLNNIARKRVYISTIVDDGPHDRHIFEAVGREFNAGPDYIYNYNLLYQMGIYANVNFIVEDNHKTYGNHGEAIDSIRWMLGKITFEEEKKLEDYFDRHLIFNKGRWTMDYDRTVRWAVIWWDKAANIK, encoded by the coding sequence AACAATTGACTGGAATGACGCATGGAAAGAGGCGAGGGCTAAATGTAACTTCCAGGAGCGGGACAGCGCTTTCTGGAACAAAAGGGCACCGGATTTTGCTGAAATTTCAATGAAAACAGGATATGCCGAGGCATTTCTGAAAATCATGAATCCAAAAAAAAATTGGAGCATTTTTGATATGGCCTGTGGCGCCGGCACGCTTGCCATTCCTTTTGCAAGACATGTTAAATCCGTTACAGCAGTCGATTTTTCGGAGAAAATGCTGGAGATTCTCCAGGAACAATGTATTCAGGTCGGGATCGCCAATGTCAGGACAGTCAAGGCAAGCTGGGAAGATAACTGGAGCAAAGCCGGTATAGGGCTTCATGACGTTGCCATAGCTTCGCGTTCACTTGTAGTGCATGATCTCCGGCATGGTATTACAAAATTGAATAACATCGCACGAAAACGGGTGTATATCTCCACAATTGTAGATGACGGTCCCCATGACAGGCACATATTTGAAGCTGTCGGCAGAGAGTTTAATGCGGGACCCGACTACATATACAATTACAATCTTCTCTATCAGATGGGCATTTATGCCAATGTGAATTTTATCGTGGAGGATAATCACAAGACCTACGGGAACCATGGAGAAGCGATTGATTCGATAAGGTGGATGTTGGGTAAAATAACATTTGAAGAGGAGAAAAAACTTGAAGACTATTTTGACAGACATCTTATTTTCAATAAAGGACGGTGGACGATGGATTACGACAGGACCGTCAGATGGGCTGTGATCTGGTGGGATAAGGCAGCAAATATAAAATGA
- a CDS encoding amino acid permease translates to MSFKRKLNLFDATMIVVGNVVGAGIFTTAGFLAGELNNPWFFAGIWIFGGLLTLCGALTYAEMAGMFPRSGGDYLYLKAAYGPWAGFLLNWICFWIINPGSIAVLSIALVKYLTGFFSYSGVMSEKIIALTVVVFFSFVNYRGVRLTGTTHNLWTIGSLAILIFFLIGGLTSGKGDWRHFTGSEANTFSISKFLGPAMIAVIFSYSGWFVSAYLGDEVKKPERNLPLSLILGTTIVMVLYVAINVAYLYAIPIESLKGVVNVGQAAGERLMSSRFVQAISLAIILAIAASINATVLAGARLSYAIAKDGFFWSHFEKLHKRYGTPHVALFIQAVLACLYIVADTFENLLGAVVFIMLLSSIGSALAHLILRRKKPLLERPYRTPCHPFIPMLFIITYLYIAVQIFLSSPVRSALGVAIALSGIPFYLYARRSRPPQINIFARQCTRNETSTEHVAERPKRNIFKIKCSENNTSNKL, encoded by the coding sequence ATGTCGTTTAAAAGAAAACTGAACCTTTTTGATGCCACGATGATTGTTGTAGGCAATGTGGTAGGCGCCGGCATCTTTACTACCGCGGGTTTTCTGGCCGGTGAACTTAACAACCCGTGGTTTTTCGCAGGTATATGGATTTTCGGAGGGCTTCTCACACTCTGTGGGGCGCTTACCTATGCGGAAATGGCAGGTATGTTTCCCCGGTCAGGTGGCGATTATCTTTATCTAAAGGCAGCTTACGGCCCATGGGCAGGTTTTCTCCTCAACTGGATATGCTTCTGGATAATAAATCCGGGGTCTATTGCAGTTCTTTCTATTGCGCTTGTAAAATACCTGACCGGTTTTTTTAGTTATTCCGGAGTTATGAGTGAAAAAATAATTGCTTTAACCGTTGTTGTCTTCTTTTCTTTTGTCAACTACAGGGGAGTTCGTTTAACAGGGACCACTCACAATCTCTGGACAATCGGAAGTCTTGCAATACTTATCTTTTTCTTAATAGGCGGACTGACATCGGGAAAGGGTGATTGGAGGCATTTTACCGGAAGTGAGGCGAACACCTTCTCTATATCTAAATTTCTTGGCCCTGCCATGATAGCTGTAATCTTTTCCTACAGCGGCTGGTTTGTCTCGGCGTATTTAGGTGACGAAGTAAAAAAACCGGAACGCAACCTTCCTCTGTCTCTTATCCTTGGGACCACCATTGTTATGGTACTCTATGTAGCTATCAATGTGGCTTACCTCTATGCCATACCCATTGAGAGCCTCAAGGGGGTTGTCAATGTCGGGCAGGCGGCCGGGGAACGACTTATGAGCAGCCGCTTTGTTCAGGCAATCAGCCTGGCGATCATATTAGCTATCGCCGCGAGTATAAACGCTACCGTTCTTGCCGGCGCACGTCTCTCATACGCAATAGCAAAGGACGGATTTTTCTGGTCACATTTCGAGAAACTTCATAAACGGTACGGTACGCCTCATGTAGCTTTGTTTATCCAGGCAGTGCTGGCATGCCTTTATATTGTTGCAGATACATTTGAAAATCTACTTGGTGCTGTTGTTTTCATTATGCTCCTTTCCTCCATAGGATCTGCTCTGGCGCATCTGATTTTGCGCAGGAAGAAGCCGCTTCTTGAAAGACCTTATAGAACCCCGTGCCACCCCTTTATTCCTATGCTTTTTATTATTACCTATTTATATATTGCAGTACAAATTTTCCTGTCAAGCCCTGTAAGGTCTGCTCTTGGTGTTGCAATCGCACTATCCGGCATACCATTTTATCTTTACGCAAGGCGTAGCAGACCGCCGCAGATTAACATTTTTGCTCGACAATGCACTCGCAATGAAACCTCTACAGAACATGTAGCTGAACGTCCCAAGAGAAACATTTTTAAAATCAAATGTTCAGAAAACAACACAAGCAATAAATTATAA
- a CDS encoding SAM-dependent methyltransferase, whose amino-acid sequence MKYYKIKKSLLITIPVFFILSFVSFGVQAENTLAPGTVSSPDNKVKADLRHHKQEVAERLPVIGSRGVQGESNTTFSITGIVQNPIWLTTKNLSQFKQVTVFKTMKGKTRKPDQYTGTPIRTLLEIVKIQKNEKDKLASKNKKPGNYDNAEKETNIKNNSDIAVSIKNKDGKQIIFSLDYILQGSENEIILVNNKTNRLPELVMKTGSKDIFSSKDIISIEVMQFFVKQDENKDDKLQYITYVENKAKISLLEALAKCETIKVPSKNIKALSAKTSTNLYTGCSLYEALSKLSVKAEYTDIFTAISDDGYSASFSFTELENSNSPVIIIQNRNNSQYSYDLVVTGDSSKARWVKNISQIKQVKLKQKPMIYVIGMGCGDISLLTNEAISYMGKADVFICMEKYKHSFAGYMSGKPVLFDPFLQLATFYRKNHPELSAEEAEKMAKDIYNRDMQMIRDALNSGKIVALLEPGDPTIYGGWRNWLSPNFPNDKVEIIPGISSFAAANAMLGKYDITETSVIITEPETLKYDESLIKSAAETESTMVIFMGISRMNDLAPVFAKYYAKDTPVHLVFYAGITGNKIKIKTTLEKVVKDISANKENFLGLIYIGSKLR is encoded by the coding sequence ATGAAATATTACAAAATAAAGAAGAGTTTGTTGATTACAATACCGGTTTTTTTTATTTTATCTTTTGTAAGTTTCGGAGTGCAGGCAGAAAACACTTTAGCACCCGGAACAGTCAGCAGTCCAGACAACAAGGTAAAAGCTGATCTGAGACATCATAAACAGGAGGTTGCAGAACGACTGCCGGTAATAGGCAGCCGGGGTGTTCAAGGTGAATCCAACACAACATTTAGCATAACCGGCATAGTTCAGAATCCAATATGGCTTACGACAAAAAATCTGTCTCAATTTAAACAGGTAACCGTTTTTAAAACCATGAAAGGTAAAACAAGAAAACCAGATCAATATACAGGCACTCCAATCCGAACACTGCTTGAGATAGTTAAAATACAAAAAAACGAAAAAGATAAACTGGCCAGTAAAAATAAAAAGCCCGGGAATTATGACAACGCTGAAAAAGAGACAAATATAAAAAACAATTCAGATATTGCTGTTTCAATTAAAAACAAAGACGGGAAACAGATAATATTTTCCCTGGATTATATATTACAAGGCTCTGAAAACGAGATTATTCTTGTTAATAACAAAACTAACAGGCTGCCTGAATTGGTGATGAAAACCGGCAGCAAAGATATCTTTTCATCGAAAGATATAATCTCCATCGAAGTCATGCAATTCTTCGTGAAACAAGACGAAAATAAAGATGATAAATTGCAGTATATAACATATGTTGAAAATAAGGCTAAGATTTCTTTGCTCGAAGCACTTGCAAAATGCGAAACGATTAAAGTACCTTCAAAAAATATAAAAGCATTATCCGCAAAGACATCAACAAATTTATACACAGGATGCAGCTTGTATGAGGCCTTAAGTAAACTGTCAGTCAAAGCGGAATATACGGATATTTTCACTGCCATCTCAGATGATGGATATTCTGCTTCTTTTTCATTTACCGAGCTTGAAAACTCAAATTCTCCTGTTATTATTATACAAAACAGAAACAACAGCCAATACAGTTACGACCTTGTTGTAACAGGTGATAGCAGTAAAGCCAGGTGGGTAAAAAACATCAGTCAGATAAAGCAGGTAAAGCTGAAACAAAAGCCTATGATCTACGTTATAGGAATGGGTTGTGGTGATATTAGCCTGCTCACGAATGAGGCTATTAGCTATATGGGCAAGGCAGATGTTTTTATATGCATGGAAAAATACAAACATAGCTTTGCCGGATATATGTCTGGCAAGCCAGTTCTCTTTGATCCTTTTCTTCAGCTTGCAACATTTTACAGGAAAAACCATCCCGAACTATCCGCGGAAGAAGCTGAGAAAATGGCCAAAGACATTTATAACAGGGATATGCAGATGATCAGGGATGCATTGAACTCAGGCAAGATAGTAGCGCTTCTTGAACCTGGCGACCCCACGATTTACGGCGGATGGCGAAACTGGCTATCGCCGAATTTCCCGAACGATAAGGTTGAGATTATCCCCGGGATAAGCTCTTTTGCTGCTGCTAACGCCATGCTCGGCAAGTATGACATAACGGAAACTTCCGTTATCATTACTGAGCCTGAAACTTTGAAATACGATGAATCATTGATAAAGTCAGCAGCCGAGACCGAATCAACAATGGTTATATTTATGGGAATATCCAGAATGAATGATCTTGCCCCTGTTTTTGCAAAATATTATGCCAAAGACACTCCTGTTCATCTCGTTTTTTATGCCGGAATAACAGGTAACAAGATAAAAATAAAAACTACCCTCGAAAAGGTTGTTAAGGATATCAGCGCTAATAAAGAGAATTTTCTCGGTCTGATTTATATCGGCAGTAAATTGCGTTAA
- a CDS encoding DUF364 domain-containing protein: MEILKSILKSIKEDAQVQEVRRGLNWTAVVSRHCGLASTMAQGSCCNEDMAGGMEGSFTGMTALELARYCFNDPTKTSLGLAAINSLLDVNPDKYTDIDGLQMVKDMGKGKNISVIGHFPFLANVAKEAKNLWIIERQPRPGDYPEERGSEFLPQSDIVVISSTTLINHTVEGILELCRKGSVKMLLGPTTPLTEVLFEYGIDMLSGSIVIEKDVVLRSISEGAGFMQVKKNGGIRFASMIKDYDDVIRRLAE; encoded by the coding sequence ATGGAAATTCTAAAAAGCATACTTAAGAGCATCAAAGAAGACGCCCAGGTGCAGGAGGTGAGGAGAGGGCTCAACTGGACTGCTGTAGTAAGCAGACACTGCGGCCTTGCATCGACCATGGCTCAGGGGAGTTGCTGCAATGAGGACATGGCGGGGGGGATGGAAGGTTCTTTCACCGGGATGACCGCCCTTGAGCTTGCACGCTATTGTTTCAACGACCCGACAAAAACATCTCTCGGGCTCGCAGCCATCAATTCACTCCTTGATGTTAACCCGGACAAATACACTGATATCGACGGGCTACAGATGGTCAAAGATATGGGCAAAGGGAAGAACATCTCCGTTATCGGTCACTTCCCTTTTCTGGCAAATGTGGCGAAGGAAGCAAAGAACCTCTGGATAATAGAAAGGCAGCCGAGACCGGGGGACTATCCTGAAGAGAGGGGAAGTGAGTTTCTCCCGCAGTCGGACATAGTCGTAATTTCAAGCACTACTCTTATTAACCATACCGTCGAGGGCATTCTTGAGCTTTGCAGGAAGGGGAGCGTCAAAATGCTTCTCGGACCTACTACGCCTCTGACGGAAGTACTCTTTGAGTACGGCATCGATATGCTTTCAGGAAGCATAGTAATAGAAAAAGACGTGGTGCTGAGATCAATAAGCGAGGGAGCAGGTTTTATGCAAGTTAAGAAAAATGGCGGCATCCGTTTTGCGAGCATGATCAAGGATTATGATGATGTTATCCGGAGACTGGCAGAATGA
- a CDS encoding metallophosphoesterase codes for MRKDTTKSYALFSIKQLMRKYFFVLLLLFVLVPGNGYAHDSKVQRHPAPWKFAVISDTQGEKSEVAGYPCINEPIVRAIARDIAAEQPDFVLIAGDLINGWIWNNNTSFSVQYANWRSAMEPVYSASIPVFPIRGNHDVGPERVALPPLPTRLEPAPGALVLLEQAFKEAFREPYIPKNGPDGEDGFTFSFRHKNAFIIGLDVCGNCQHKVNQGWLNGQLAGNRNPHVFVYAHEPAFQVRHRDCLAFYKEDRDIFWDSLGNAGSRVYFCGHDHLYNRAVIADSAGNEIRQIVVGTGGGRLVQWSGAYGEGPRVKGEYSNSGYHGYILVTVDGPRATVVWKALVPQEKRNTWRVLDSFSYTLP; via the coding sequence ATGAGGAAAGACACAACAAAGTCTTATGCTTTGTTCAGTATAAAGCAACTGATGCGAAAATATTTCTTTGTACTGCTATTATTATTTGTTCTGGTTCCTGGCAATGGCTACGCCCATGATTCTAAAGTTCAGCGTCACCCTGCTCCGTGGAAATTTGCAGTAATCAGCGATACCCAGGGAGAAAAGAGTGAGGTGGCCGGCTATCCCTGCATCAACGAACCGATAGTCCGGGCAATCGCCCGGGATATTGCTGCTGAGCAGCCCGATTTTGTACTTATTGCAGGAGACCTGATCAATGGCTGGATATGGAACAATAATACAAGCTTCAGTGTCCAGTACGCCAACTGGAGATCAGCCATGGAACCTGTTTACAGCGCGAGTATCCCTGTTTTTCCCATACGGGGCAATCACGACGTCGGTCCGGAACGGGTAGCGCTGCCTCCGCTTCCAACCCGCCTGGAACCTGCGCCAGGAGCGTTGGTCTTGCTTGAACAGGCTTTTAAAGAGGCCTTCAGAGAGCCCTATATTCCAAAGAATGGCCCTGATGGAGAGGATGGGTTTACCTTCAGTTTCCGCCATAAAAATGCCTTCATTATAGGTCTCGATGTCTGCGGAAATTGCCAGCACAAGGTGAATCAGGGCTGGCTCAACGGGCAACTGGCTGGAAACAGGAACCCCCATGTCTTTGTCTATGCCCACGAGCCTGCCTTTCAGGTGAGACACCGTGACTGTCTTGCATTCTACAAGGAGGACCGGGACATCTTCTGGGACAGTCTGGGTAATGCCGGCAGCAGGGTCTACTTTTGCGGCCATGATCACCTGTACAACCGTGCCGTTATTGCAGATTCAGCAGGAAATGAAATACGCCAGATTGTTGTCGGTACCGGAGGGGGACGCCTCGTACAGTGGTCAGGCGCTTACGGAGAGGGTCCACGAGTTAAAGGAGAGTATAGCAATTCCGGATATCACGGATATATCCTCGTTACTGTCGATGGACCACGTGCAACAGTGGTCTGGAAAGCCCTTGTCCCGCAGGAGAAGAGAAACACATGGCGCGTTCTCGACTCTTTTTCCTACACCTTGCCATGA
- a CDS encoding SAM-dependent methyltransferase — MKDNKYLYLLIVFFAAIMAALASPALALSIGGAVRQPLNLTNEDLLNAGQAEARLSEVTRDGKFKGVFVFRGVPLRNLLQMATIQKEVEGYSKPIDLAIVVTDKNGKRAVLSWGEVFYGKPSDIIVALSASPVMPGAPKSCSECHPSSIYKPAMDQLSRKIVFPKLVIADDLYTERCLEDIAHIEVVDLKGKAQWKPDSKTASPTFTIKDNSGKTLEIGDLSGYRTARISLKQVGSGRGYHGLKNFEGVPIREILRKVDADNDPETVFLFTSVDGYRSLLSFGEIFMGAKSDRIIMCNKNESSSTVKGKGFSLVVPDDFLADRMVQTVKTIEIISLKATPKVLVIGVGCGDTSLITLEAISQMGKAGAFVGGKFITERFSKYMGGKPILFDPFTSFEPVYKKAHPGLSDEEVKKRTTELRAAEIKSIWDTLKAGESVAILEPGDPTIYGGWENWLLPEFTGKIEVVTGINSFSAANAMMGKNIASDKKSIVLTTPWALKGNEGTLKTVSETGDTMVIFMGLKEVKDLASLLGKYYPPTTVVTIVYKAGISHEKRLIKTRLADLVSAVAREGENFLGLIYIGGI, encoded by the coding sequence ATGAAAGATAATAAATACCTTTATTTGTTGATTGTTTTTTTTGCTGCCATAATGGCCGCACTTGCTTCGCCTGCTCTGGCGCTTAGCATCGGCGGCGCTGTACGGCAACCCCTTAACCTGACCAACGAGGATCTTTTAAACGCCGGGCAGGCTGAAGCCCGGCTCAGCGAGGTTACACGGGACGGTAAATTCAAGGGGGTCTTTGTCTTTCGAGGCGTTCCCCTTCGAAACCTGCTCCAGATGGCGACAATACAGAAAGAAGTAGAAGGTTATTCGAAACCTATTGACCTTGCAATAGTAGTTACTGATAAAAACGGCAAAAGAGCAGTTCTCTCCTGGGGCGAAGTCTTCTACGGAAAACCGTCCGACATAATTGTCGCTCTTTCAGCAAGCCCTGTCATGCCGGGTGCACCTAAAAGCTGCAGCGAGTGTCATCCGTCGTCTATATACAAACCCGCCATGGATCAACTCAGCCGTAAAATCGTATTTCCTAAGCTTGTCATTGCAGACGACCTATATACTGAACGCTGTCTTGAGGACATTGCCCATATTGAAGTCGTTGATCTGAAGGGTAAGGCACAATGGAAACCGGACAGCAAAACAGCATCACCCACTTTTACGATAAAAGACAATTCCGGCAAAACGTTAGAAATAGGTGATCTGTCAGGATATCGCACCGCCAGGATTTCGTTGAAACAGGTCGGGTCAGGCAGGGGCTATCATGGGCTCAAAAATTTCGAAGGAGTGCCCATACGGGAAATTCTCCGGAAGGTCGACGCAGACAATGATCCTGAAACAGTATTTTTGTTCACCTCCGTTGATGGCTACAGGTCCCTTCTGTCCTTCGGAGAGATTTTTATGGGGGCTAAAAGTGACCGGATAATAATGTGCAATAAAAATGAAAGCTCATCAACCGTTAAAGGTAAAGGTTTCTCGCTTGTTGTTCCTGACGACTTCCTGGCCGACAGAATGGTGCAGACCGTTAAAACCATAGAGATTATAAGTCTCAAGGCAACCCCTAAAGTTTTGGTAATAGGGGTTGGATGCGGAGATACAAGCCTCATTACCCTTGAAGCAATTTCGCAGATGGGCAAAGCAGGGGCATTTGTAGGCGGTAAGTTTATCACCGAACGGTTTTCCAAGTACATGGGCGGGAAACCCATTCTCTTTGATCCCTTTACCAGTTTTGAGCCTGTGTACAAGAAGGCGCATCCCGGCCTCTCCGACGAAGAGGTTAAGAAAAGGACCACCGAGTTGCGTGCTGCTGAAATAAAAAGCATATGGGACACTCTGAAGGCAGGGGAAAGTGTTGCCATCCTGGAACCTGGCGACCCTACAATCTATGGCGGTTGGGAGAACTGGCTCCTCCCGGAATTTACAGGGAAAATTGAGGTGGTGACGGGAATTAACTCCTTCAGCGCCGCCAACGCAATGATGGGGAAAAACATCGCCTCCGATAAGAAGTCAATAGTGCTTACCACCCCCTGGGCTCTCAAAGGAAATGAAGGCACGCTTAAGACAGTGTCAGAAACAGGCGACACGATGGTAATCTTTATGGGACTCAAGGAAGTTAAAGACCTCGCGTCTCTACTCGGGAAATACTATCCGCCGACGACTGTAGTGACTATTGTCTACAAGGCAGGGATATCCCACGAAAAGCGTCTCATAAAAACCAGATTGGCCGACCTTGTATCGGCGGTTGCCAGAGAGGGGGAAAATTTTCTGGGGCTCATCTATATAGGAGGGATATGA
- a CDS encoding type II toxin-antitoxin system PemK/MazF family toxin: MKRGDIYLVDFEPSVGAEIRKIRPAVIISCDEANKYLKTITVIPFSSKVDRIYPFDVFVSKEESGLDTDSKLKIPQMRAVDKGRLKRYIITLPEERIEETEKAIRLHLAIE, from the coding sequence GTGAAGCGCGGGGACATTTATCTTGTAGATTTTGAGCCTTCTGTTGGCGCAGAAATAAGAAAAATAAGGCCTGCCGTCATCATTTCCTGTGATGAGGCAAATAAATATTTAAAAACAATAACGGTTATCCCATTTTCTTCAAAAGTAGACAGGATATATCCCTTCGATGTTTTTGTAAGCAAAGAGGAAAGCGGACTTGATACTGATTCGAAACTCAAGATACCCCAAATGAGGGCGGTAGATAAGGGACGACTGAAGAGATATATAATCACACTCCCGGAAGAGAGGATTGAAGAAACTGAAAAGGCAATAAGGTTACATTTAGCGATTGAATGA
- a CDS encoding radical SAM protein: MRCNYCEWRCELGNGRLGLCKMYVEDNNGIKERFPDKWCNCGISRIESIPFYHAYPGSRSLTVGTSGCNFNCKYCSNAFIAKEDPALVQDRMLDYSPQEIVGMAKKLGCHNIVFNVNEPTVSLPTLIEVGKEAKAQGIPMGCLTNGYTTEESTELLASVFSFFNIGLKGISARFNKDYIGIPSVEPVLRTIKRLAETAHVEIVTPVIQSANDDELDAISDFIAGIDPEIPWHVFRLLPEHDMKDAEYPNIEAINDALETARTELAHVYFHNFVGSDWVNTICPNCGFVVIERFSLGCGGDKLHRFLCDGKYCPECHREIRLLGKKTEWNSLEVQS; encoded by the coding sequence ATGCGCTGCAACTATTGTGAATGGCGCTGCGAGCTTGGGAACGGCAGGCTGGGCCTATGCAAGATGTATGTTGAGGATAATAACGGCATAAAGGAGCGTTTCCCGGACAAATGGTGTAACTGCGGAATATCCAGGATAGAGTCTATCCCCTTCTATCATGCCTATCCGGGGAGCCGCAGCCTCACCGTAGGGACGAGCGGCTGCAATTTCAACTGCAAGTATTGCTCCAACGCATTTATTGCAAAGGAGGATCCCGCGCTCGTGCAGGACAGGATGCTGGATTATTCCCCGCAGGAGATTGTTGGGATGGCTAAGAAACTGGGCTGCCACAACATCGTTTTCAACGTCAATGAACCTACAGTCTCCCTCCCGACACTGATAGAGGTTGGAAAAGAGGCGAAGGCACAGGGTATTCCCATGGGCTGTCTAACCAACGGATACACGACGGAAGAATCCACTGAGTTGCTCGCCTCCGTTTTCTCATTTTTTAATATCGGTCTCAAGGGGATTTCGGCCCGGTTCAACAAGGACTATATAGGCATCCCTTCAGTAGAACCTGTGCTTCGTACCATCAAAAGGCTTGCCGAAACAGCCCACGTGGAGATTGTAACACCGGTGATCCAATCGGCCAACGATGATGAGCTTGACGCTATATCGGATTTCATTGCCGGGATAGACCCCGAGATCCCCTGGCATGTTTTTCGGCTTCTACCGGAACACGATATGAAAGATGCCGAATATCCCAATATTGAGGCCATCAATGATGCACTGGAGACTGCACGGACCGAACTTGCCCATGTCTATTTCCATAACTTTGTCGGCTCCGATTGGGTCAACACTATCTGCCCCAATTGCGGGTTTGTGGTTATTGAACGCTTCAGCCTCGGATGTGGTGGGGACAAACTCCATCGCTTCCTCTGTGACGGTAAGTATTGTCCGGAGTGTCATCGTGAGATCAGGCTACTAGGAAAAAAGACGGAATGGAACAGTCTGGAGGTGCAATCATGA